The sequence below is a genomic window from Lytechinus variegatus isolate NC3 chromosome 3, Lvar_3.0, whole genome shotgun sequence.
GTTTCACTAACAACTAGCCCGGGGAAGGGAAAAAATGTACAAAGAAATCGGATAGATGGACATATTAATTTCATATGTCTCATGTTAGTGCTCCCCATCGGGAAAGAGGAAACTATTCATTGAAAACAGAAGTAGCATACTCAACAAGTATAGACAAAATATGAGTCGCATCCATGCAGGTTCTATTGAATGATGTTCTGTTCTTACATAACGTCCTTTGTGAAAAATATCAGTTTTtgtcattggcggcggaaggcaaaaagATAAGGGGGGATCCACCTGATTTGGGATGGACACTGGTAaacaagtggggggggggggtccaggtcccccccgcttccgccgcctatggtttttGTCCATTTAAGCTCTCTAAAATGGCGTATAGAATAAAATGTGGTAAATGAACGTGTTAAATCGACAATTACTGTTGCATTTCATTCAACAGCCTATGTAATTATTTGCATCTCTTTCGTTAAAGAATAATACTTCAACGGATGATGACTTTTGGGAAAAGAtcgatttttttgggggggggtcagaggATGCATACACATACTTTTGTgaggaagagggggaggggtgacgACGCATCCCTACCATGGGAACAGGGTGACGAAAAACGAATACATGCAGAACCTATGTGCAGAGAAAACATCACTGACCATGGGCGGCGATGCCCCAGAACTGTTGTATTTTGTACAACAACCAATGGGATAGGGTCTCCTTGCCCCCTAGCAGTGACTTAAGATATCATCGTGTACAATTTACCATCCTACGATAGTAATCAATCCACACAACTCATTTATTATATTCAGGATAGTATAACGGGATATTAGATAACATATTCAACACTGTTCAAAATGTTGATTGGCCttctaaattaattttattttcagccaTTCCGTCGCTAATACAGGAACTTGGTTCCCCGTCTTAGTTCATAATGTTCATTATTGGGGGATAGTCTCCTCTCTTCCACTTATCATTAGATGTAATTACGTTTTGTAATTGTTGGCGTCATGAATAATTCTATAATAAGGGCACCTGTTCCGTCGGAATTTGTTATGTAACAGAATCACGCATGTTTTAGTCCTTGCTCAAATTGTGAAAATTGCCTGATCTAATactttccttgtttcttttccGAGGCAGGTGACTAACGTgatatgttgttttttattgcatCAATGGGCTATTTGCGCTGTAGATCTTGATACCACAAAACCATATCATTCCACGTTTGCATCCTACGCGCGCGGATCCGGGGGGCCGGGGCGGAAGATGCGGGGCACcctgtaaaatttgaaaaatcacACAAGTGCAGCTTGTAGAATGCAGTAATTGCGCACCCCGAAAATTGCACGATGGCTTTTATTTGGTTACCTTTTGTTTATTATTCTTTGCTTGTAATACTTTTGGGGAGGAAATGTCCACCAATTTTTactgatgaccttttttttcagCAACATTCGCATCCCGTTCAAGTCCAACTCTTGATCTGTTCCTGttatgaaagttttttttaccgTTTATTTGCCTAAAGCTAGATACACCCCATGataatatgattataataaatTACTTCAATCCATCTACATGAGAAAGAAAATTCcggaaaaatggaaatttggGTCGTTTTGTCAATTTCCTCTCCGAAAGCAATAATCATCCAGctcatgaaaatatatttaagtGTATGGGGGTGTTATCTAATTTTATCATCAATGGATCATAACGGGACGTTTGACCAAAGGTGCAGATTTTCTGCCAATTCAATTCAGGGGGTGCATCTTGTTTGGTGTATTTTGAAGAAGACATACTTTTGTAATGTTATCCATGTATGTATCACACAGATTGCGTTCGAATACCACTTTTCGCCACCCTCCGTCATCTTCAACATGAGATTGATAATCTAAAGGGTGAGGTATTTCTTCTTCGCCAGGCACAGGAACAATGTCACCCTACTGAAGACCATCAAGATGGAAAGAATACAGATGGTAGGCCTATGTTGAATGTGCATGCACCGAACTTTTGAGATCAGCATGGaatgtgtttgaaaaaaaagaagaatcaaGAACCAAAAAGCACCCTTCTTCTCGTCCTCCATCTTGTTGTTCTTCTACATCTCGCTTTCTTCATTGTCCTATAGTTCGCTTCTGTGACAAGTTGTCATGTGGCTATATATTTTCCGTGTGTCATCCCGACAATAATTCCTGCAACTTTGTGTGAAATGAAGCTTTAACTTGTTACAACAAAGTTACCAAACCGTTGCATCGACTGAAGTTAATGGCACTGCCTGAAATACCCCACCATGCATCCTTCTACATTTTGCATCCTATCACAGCTGCATCTGTCATACTAGATCTTCAGTGCATTTTGTCTCATTTATTTGTGTTTACGTCAAAAATGAATCTTTAGCCTGTCCCCAACATGTGGCGTGTAGTTTCTTCTCAATTTGTTTGCTCCATTCgaaaaaaatccaatattaGGGTGATGGTGTTTAAATCTGCGATGGTAAATGACTTGAAGTTTTCATCACAGTAGCGttataagccccccccccaaaaaaaaagaataaataaataaaaaaatgagagggCCAGACATAGCGTTTGGGCAAAATTTCTACAAAGTTAAGAGCGAACGAAGTGGGTGATCaaatttttttgaaagtttAAACACAAAAATAGATTCTGgggatagattttgacataatatccagacagagatatcatattttagcctactccctttcattttcttttttctccttttattctttATTGATGAAAAATTTCGGGGGCTGaggccccaccccccccccctctgttcACCAGTATGTGTTACAATATCTgagatatttctttaaaatataatataatataatttcatttcttccaAAAGGATCGATTGTCTCAAAGTTTTGGATTCAACGACGTTGCCAacattggttatttttttttgaataaccTTTACCTTCGGCATGCGTTTTCTCCCATTATTCATTTATGTCCATTCAACCAGCAATACCACGTATTAACTCTCAGCTAAGACATTCCAAGAGATGTCCGCATCTATGGACCCAATATTGGGTACTTTCATTGAATGTGTTCCAAGCAATATGCCCAGGCACATAATGCACTTGACGGTTTCTTGACAATAACACCCACAGATGTATTGCCACTTTCATTTCAAGTGTCTGTGAAGAGCGATCAATCAAACATTTCCTGCTTTAATATAATACTAGTTGTGTGTAAATTGTGATTATATGCacacataaatatatttaatcATTTCAAGGTATATTAATTCAGTTTTCAAAATGTTGTATAGTATCAATTAGTTAATGTACactatataaaatgaaaattatgcatattttgatGTATGTTTTTCCCAGGGATGTATTTCcttcaaaaatgataaacaaaatacaCGGAAAAAATGTCCATCGAATTGCGATAAAACATCCCACTTGTTTTTTCCCAACGGTTTGGCTAAAAAGCCGAAGCTTACGTTACAATAATGCATTTGATTGTATTCAATGcatattgaaatattacatataaATTATAACTCAGTAACGATAAATGAAACAGGCTATGGAAAAGATCATAGAGGGTTTGAAGACTTGCTTGCTTCAATAATTCATCAGAATCCCAAATTGCAACCTTGCGACCACTTGTAATATAATTATTCGTCTTAATTAAATTTGAGAATCTCTCAACTGTACGGAATAAGGAATTTAAGAGGTGTCGTGATATCTTACAGGATTGAATTTTAGTAAGATTATAATGCATGAATGCCATCTTTCACAGAGAAATTCTCTGTCGgtattttatttaaagaaatatttataaatgtaGGTTGAACGTGCTGCACCTGGTGTTCATCGCAGTTGTTGTTTATCCTTTAAAGGAGCTGCAACAAACTTTTACATGTTTGGCGTATAAGGattatgataaaatgaaatatgaaaagtgGAACCATATACCGTACTGCTGCAATGATCGCTACTTTGGGGACATTCTTAATTACTTAGATAGAAATTTTACAGTATCCCGAGATATATATTGCTCGATTTCAAGATTACTGAGGTCCGAGGATTCATGTTTTGTAACAATCAATATTAACAACGTTTTAGTTGTGCTATTTCATTGGTATTTATTGACATGGTTTCATATCAACAGTTAAATTCCCTTCCATTCCTTTAACAGCGACTGTTACTGTCAATTTCGCCTCATGTCGTCTCACCAAAAACGAGAACGGGGAGATTGTTGGCAGAGTCGATCTTCGAGAACAGGTGTGTAGAAAACAACCAAGAAAATTAAATAACGTTTTTCGTCTCTTAAACTGACGTTGAGGTGACTGTGGATGAACTGTAAGCACAATTATTACATTAGGTACTAAATTGTTTGCATTTGTTAGCATACATTAGGAGTACCACTCTGATTCAAAAAGGATTCGGAACATTAACAGGAAATGTTTTCTGAGAAGTGAATTTGGGGGAAAAGTTTACTTTATCGTATCCTGTTTTAGTGTGATTCTTCGGAAGTACTTGGAGATAATGCCCTATTTTCCATTTTCCTATTTAAACAACTTTCGGAAAAGTCAATGACATTGGGTTTGTTGTTCGAGTATAAACATCTATCTATATTCGCGTTTGTTGAAAAATGCAAGTATATACAGTTCATATCGGCAAAAGTGATGCTTGTTgagttacactctaaaaaatgaattgctaatttagctcttaaagagcgtgtatagtgactgcacttcggggtgctgatttgtctagttcaactagacaaatcagcaccccgaagtgcagtcactatacacgctctttaagagctaaattagcacttcgtTTTTTGGAGTGTATGATGTACATAATTCAATCGAAGCTTCTTAATGTCTGTACGGATTCAGTGTATTCGATAACatcaatacaatttttttttttggggggtcacgCGAATCTATTTAATTTCCAGCATTAGATAATGGATATACATGGGAAGTGGGGATGATGGGGGTTGGGGTAGTTGCCACCAACCAAAAGGGTATGTTGGGGGTCTAAAcgcattttgcccccccccaaaaaaaaagggataaggagaaaggaggaagaaggaaaataaaggaCAGAAGTGCACGCAAAATATGTGATTTTTCGGGGGGGTGGAtgggctcgcgcttcgcgcgaaTCTATTTCATGTCCAATATTAGATAATGGATATGCATGTTGAATTATatcttaattttatgaaatcGTGGAGTCACCTTTGTGGCCATACCCAGCGTAGAGAAAGGGGACATGTGTCTTCTTTCATATATCGACTGGATAATGCATAATAAAATAGTTCATCCCAACATGAAAGAGAAGACATTTACCCGCGGGGTCAAATAAATCTTCTATTTGAATAATTCCAACAGATGCAGAAACATGCATAATTCTGATAATCGTAGCCAAACTCCGCATtaggatcgggggggggggggggctggtgaTGTTGGAAAGATACCAAACTCAAATGTTCAACCGATTATGAGTGGTAGCAAGTGACAAGAAATAGCACTAATTTTAAATGACAtgtttgattttcctctatcgattcaaatcaacacttttctgGGGATGACCTGACCTTTAAGGTAGAAGTGACAattcattaaagaaaaaaaaaaacattgatttttataAATTAGTTTTTGACCACCTCGCTTGTTCAGTTTATTTGGTTAAAAAGAATGAACAACACTGATATCACATCGAAAAACGAGCAagtttccaaaaaaaaattcataatcaAAATGCACGATAGACCAGAGATATCTGGTAAAATAAGTTTAAATTGTAATGATCAATTGGTATTTAGTTGATTCACGTCCACGAAACTACTTAAAGTTTAGAAAAAACCTACCAAACCCTTATTTTCTGCCATTATTTGAAATCAGAATCTATTTAAATTGATCAGTGCCATTATATTCATCTGAtcaatgtaattgttttcacaAGAATAAACGCGTAAAATTTAACTGAAGCAATGTACTGTAACCACATATAAATTGTATGATATAAGTGGCTCTCGTTTTATCCAATCAATATTTCTACGGTGCTTGAAAAAGTGGAGAAGGGGAACCGTgtgaatatatgtatataaatggtatatttattgatattattttggatCTCTTTTCCATCTCTGTTTTGAGTATAGGAAGGGAGTTCGAAAGTACTTGAGGTCCGTCTTCAGGTTGATGGTGCGAAGCTCACTTTGGAAGCAAACAGTAAACATGGATTTCACGTACACGCCTATGGTAACATCAGCGGCTCATGCTCAAACACAGGAGGTCATTACAATCCGGAAGGGGTGCTTCATGGAGGACCGACCTCAACTCAGAGGTAATATAAGGCACGGATTGGGGAGGGGCACTGACTGGGGACAAGTGCCCACTCGTTTACACGAAGTTGTACCTTGCGATGAAAAGTTGCACTTCTTTTGCCCTTCCAGGAAGTAAAGATTAAAATAGGTTTTAAGTGACCCCTTTTCGACATCAATTTCAAACTTAACCGCTAACGATGGCATTTTTTTGCATTAGTTACATAATATATCTCTAAATTAAAGGATGAATTGTTATATCATTTGAATgcagaattaaaagaaaacaaactaaAGAACGATAATTCATATTGGCGATTTGGCAAGGGAAATTGCTTGCAAGAAAATAACGAAATtaaatattcaacatttttctaagtCTTACGATTGGGAGTACAATTTACTAATAAAGAAATTTTCATTGgcaagagaaagaaagaacttGTGATAGCGAGTACTTCAATGGAGATTGCAACATTTCCTCTTTTAAATTCTGAAGTTCTGTGAGATCATGTAAGGCTTTAGGAATGGGAGGAACAGAGCTTGTAAATTATTGCAAAGACCCCATTTCTGACCGTCTAAGCCTACCCTGTAAATGTTAAGAATGGTGCATATAAAGCTTtttaaagccggggtaataatatccaagtcctgtggaagcgcatagggacgttatgacataatgtgatatgcgctatacaagaactgcgttattattatttttttttaattaatttctatGTCTTTTGTTTGGGGGTTACTCCTTCAATGACTGTCCTATATTATGCCCACACGTTAGCGAGAAATTATATATAATCATGCTTATTTATTGATCCCCCAAAAGGGATCGAACAAATTGTGAGTTTCGGAGAATAAATAAAACGGTGAGGAAATCAAgtgaaaagtaatttttttttctttcaaactttaaaatgctcaaCCTTGGTGCATTTGTAAATGGAGAAGAAAATTGTAAAATCTCTTTAAAAGTGTCCCACTCTCATTTTCCCCTCCCCGAATGGCCATTGCGGCACTTGCCCCTTTTGTTTCCTCCCGGATATTGAAGTTCCTCTGTTAACACCTAAATAAAATGTTGCTTATGCAGTCGTCTATACCATTACCTTTCCATACAGACATACTGGCGATCTCGGCAATGTTCAAGCAGATGCTTCGGGCAATATCAATGTGAGTTTCAATGATACTCATGCATCACTTACAGGAGACAACGCTATCATTGGACGAGCATTTGTGGTAAGATAATTATGTTGATGGCCGACATAAACCAATGTTAAGAAAAGGAAGGGTGGTGGAAAAGGGAGCCAGGAGGGGTCGCATGCTAAAAGAAGAACACGAAAATAGAATGGCTCCCATCAGGTGCAGAACCAGGaattttcaaagggggggggcacatttttccgaggaaaaaaatgacaagcaaaacaaaaaagaaaaaaaaatttttaaccaaaaattaaggacatttcgtccacgaaaaagtTTTGacaagaacccccccccccccgaaaaaaaggtgttcactttcaaaggggggggaaggggggcaCGGGTCGgcttaccccctcccccttgatcCGCCAGTGGCTCCTTGCCAATACATATTGATGTTTAATCTTTAGCATAATACCAAAAGTGATGTAAAGAAATAGGCTTAGATTCCGTGCCTATTTCTAACTTATAGATTTAAGAATTTCTAATCTAATAAACTCtaattctaataaaattgattttccaTTCTATAATATTTAGATATTTATAATCTTATTTTGGTTTGGTATCGAATTATATTCTAAGAAGTATGAATTCATACAAGCccgtccttaaaatgtctcttttcaGGTCAGTATTTAAGATTTCAGCtagcgatttgcgctcgcattacttgATTAGTGGGGTACGTATCCTGttcatgaattcctacaaagacTCCTTCAAATATCACTTGCTCAGGTCAGTAtatttcaactcgcgcttcgcgctcgaatttttaaaagaaatgcatCATATTCGCGGTTAAGAATAATGCCtaaaattttctgttttcagGTCTCagtttattaaaggacaagtccaccccaacaaaaacttgatttgaataaaaataggaaaattcaacaagcataacactgaaaatttcatcaaaatcggatgtaaaataagaaagttatgacattttaaagtttcgcttcatttcacaaaacagttatgcacatctcggtcggcatgcaaatgaggagactgatgacatcacccactcactatttcttttgtattttattatatgaaatattttgattttctcgacaattgtcatgtgaaatgaagtttcattcctcactgaatacgtggaattccattattttaacattttgtgcttcaggcaaggaggtcctaatcatcaaattcttaaaaattgaaatattgtataattcaaacaataaaaacaaaagaaatagtgagtgagtgacatcatcgactctctcatttggatgcaactggctcgttcataactattttgctaaaaataagcgaaactttgaaatgtcataactttcttattctacatccgattttgatgaaatttttagcattgtgcttgtctgatttttctctattgatttaaatcaacatttttctgaggtggacttgacctttaaaaatcaGGAAATTTCAAATTGTGCTTCGCGCTTCtatcatttaattttgtgagatacaaaatcttgtttataaaaataaatcaaaactgTGCTTAAACTTTAATATATAGcacggaccccccccccaaaaaaaaaaaaaaaaaaaaactaaggtTCTTTTGGGAAGTTGCGAAtggaaatccccccccccttctctggACAGTGCTAGATCCGCCCCGCGTTTGTTCTTGTTTAAACCAATCTCATCATACtgaatttattatttctttctgtcATGTAGCTTCATGCAGGAGAAGACGACTTGGGTACTGGCGGAGACGCGGGAAGTCGAGCGACGGGTAATGCTGGATCTCGATTGGCTTGCTGTGTCATTGGATGGGCTTCTGGTACAGACTGGACCAACtaaataattgttcattttttgcTATTTCTATAAGATAAATGATTATAATTGtgtaaatcatgataatgtttatCAATACATCTGTTTTTACATTTGATATTACTCTTTTGTACAACTTCTACTTTTATATTTTCGTCCCAacctatcattattttgatgtgATGTTAGATGGttctttttattaataaagGAAATATCGAATGCTCGTCTTAAATTTGGAATTGTGTATATTAATACGGAATATAGAACAAGAATTTTACATGCAAATCGTTCACTCACTAGACCTTAAAATACAACCCCAAAATACTGAGTATTATCGGAGGAGGGGCGGGGGTGCCTGGCTCAGTCCATTATGTGAtgagaaagagggaaaataatGATTATCGAGTAATGTCTTTGTTTTAAGTTATGGgctttgaaaataattctatcaaattaacttttcaaaataaaaattatttggaTTGTGTTAGTAATTTAATTTGGCTTAATAATTGTAGTCATAATTCTGACTGTCAGACAAATAGATTTAGACGCACTGGTCATGCTggttacattatattttcattgtatatatttgtgtATAGCTGCATCTTGTTCTTCATAATGTATCATCCAATGAAAATGCTATTATATTCACGATGACTGGTGCGGGTCATAGTGTTGTAATAGAagacttatcttttttttaatattataaaaaagaaatggcaGATTaggaacaaaattttgaaaacaaattttacatCACTATTTCAGGGAAattacagtgtaaaaaaaaagaaatattcacaTGATTATATCTGCCACATTGTATTAGGATTGTCTGCATGCAGCATTATGTAAATCATTGGTCACTGACACCTTTTCAGTACATCCAGTTAGCCATATTTATCTCAACTCTAGCCTTCAACTAATTAAAAAGataattgttgttgttttcaacCATATTCTCTAGTATACAGTTTGCATGAAAATATTTCTAATTCATGATGTAACCTTAAACATGACAAACATGCATAAAGTTGTCAGTTTTTCCCTATTTGGTTCATAATTATATTCTACTGTATTAACGAATCCATGTGAAAACAAGTATCTGAAGGAGATTGCACATAGTATTACGGTGTGCGTGATAAGCCCCAAATAAATGGAATCAGTATTTTCACATTAATTCAATGATTAAAgacttattttttcatcatggGAATTGAACATATAATCTTCGGAATAACCTCATTTATGTGTTTGATGTGAtttcatgcatgtatattaagatataatgaagaagaaatacgtacatgtacataagctAATAGTATTAAAGGGATAATTAAACTAACGGTATCATGAGAACAAATAcattattttatgattattttgtaacTGTAATTGTTATATtgtgttgaaaatggaaatgaatgaatgaatcccGGGAATAATGAATGAGTTTTTGAAGATTGGAGAAGAAAATATAGATAAGACGTAATGTCACTTTGTGATCGTTGAAAACCCCACGTAATAAGAAAAAATACGACAAACAATTTTAAGTTCAACGGACACTCCATAAATTGCTCTGACAGTGAATGTGCATGGAACCAGAAAAATAGTCAACTTCAATGATTAGGGATGTCGGTAGGACAATAATTGGTTGGGCATGTATGCCCACAAATTTAATTTTTGTCACCCCTCTCCGGCGTTGGCTATGCAAGcaattaatttttcaaacaatatcTCAGGGGATCGATTGCTAACATGAAAAGTGATTTTCTTAtgtttcatgcttgagtgagcactgcccacttaaacaaagggtatgaaaattagggtgggcaggaattagccttccgatttctttcagtttttgagaggcgagtccattggaacttgcaaacttgagggtgttgtgataaattaatggtcATTCATTATCAATTCAAATTGTCAGAgcaaattccatgaaatatcaaattgaaatgttatgcaTGAGTGGGCGTGAATTGCAATCTTTAGTGTGCACAGCATTTTAACTTTACAGAATATAGGGTTAAAATAGGACTTCAGTGGGTGAAGCAAGCTGATGGgaaagggtcaacagaacatttagcctCCCTCCTACAGGTCCTTCCTTCCCCTCATGTTGAGATTGAGAGTATACATGTACGCATTACGTCCAGAGCGGATTgtcaatttgataataaattctgaaaattaagtcatcaaCTTTTActtatcaatcattcaatcaacaatttgttagtaaatcaactcagtcaatgtgatcaatcaaaaaataatctttttcaataaattatcaatcaaacattcagcTTTTCAattaatgatttcatgaatCACCATATTAGTCAAGTTCTTAATAATTATTCAACGGAAAAGAAACACCCTTCAACCATCAGTCACTTGGCATTAAAGTTTTGAATACCATCCAGGAGAAAGAATTGGGTGGAGGGCGAGGTGAATACATGATTTGTAATTTGTAAGAGAATACAAAGACGAATGTCCCTTTaaaaccccttttccactagggccaggacagcgtcaggacaaggcgcggaatgtaataattacaatccgcgacccttccgcaacctgtccggacattcctaggagtgtccgcacgctgtcctaaacccttcctggtgttcgggaaatcaaaatttgtccgcatccaaattttggtcgagaccaaaatttggacgcggatattgaattcctgacaccttcgggaccctgtcctgacgatgtcctgatgatgtcctgcccttcctaaacccttccgcgtcttccggaaaccatccgcaatcaggtcagcttcaagaaggaaagaagaagccatgcggattttatcaggaacatgcggattggaataagaaggcaagcggacagtttcaggaacgtgcggacaggaataagaaggcaagcggactgtttcaggaacgttcggactggaataggaaggcaagcggagtgattcaggaatgtgtggatcaaatgctaatatgtatggaacgagtacacaagtagcaaaaaccatttgcaaaagcactagatggggcaacgggataatacaagacaagaaaattacaaaaagtaaagaagtacggggtcaaggggcctaattagtatatacTAAAGAAAACTGAGAACCTAGTATTTCAAGTagtgttttaaacataattacgcgagcgcaaagcacgagttgatttttttttttttttggggggggttacagacttgaaggaagaatatttcaagcattttctactgatctgaaaagtggacttttcaaata
It includes:
- the LOC121410612 gene encoding superoxide dismutase [Cu-Zn]-like; translation: MQYLLAFLSLTSVITSCYCVRIPLFATLRHLQHEIDNLKGEVFLLRQAQEQCHPTEDHQDGKNTDATVTVNFASCRLTKNENGEIVGRVDLREQEGSSKVLEVRLQVDGAKLTLEANSKHGFHVHAYGNISGSCSNTGGHYNPEGVLHGGPTSTQRHTGDLGNVQADASGNINVSFNDTHASLTGDNAIIGRAFVLHAGEDDLGTGGDAGSRATGNAGSRLACCVIGWASGTDWTN